ACACCCCGGCCGCCGGACGACACCAGGTCGCCGCCCAACCGACCACGGAGGTCGCATGAGCACCACCTCGACGACGCCACCGGGGCACGCCGCCCGCCGCGAGGCCCGCCCCGCCGAGATGCGCAAGGTGGCCGTCGCCAGCTGCGTCGGCACCACGATCGAGTACTACGACTTCTTCATCTACGGCACGGCCGCAGCGCTGGTCTTCCCGACCGTCTTCTTCCCGGCGCTGGGCTCCACGGCCGGGACGGTCGCGTCGTTCGCCACCTTCGCCGTCGCCTTCGTGGCGCGCCCGCTCGGCGCCGTGCTCTTCGGTCACTTCGGGGACCGGCTCGGTCGCAAGCGCACCCTCGTCACCACGCTCCTGCTCATGGGTGCCGCGACGGTCGCCATCGGCCTGCTGCCGACGGCGGCGGCCATCGGGGTGCTCGCGCCCATCGCCCTCGTCGTCCTCCGCTTCCTCCAGGGTCTCGCGGTCGGCGGGGAGTGGGCGGGGGCGAACCTGCTGACGGCGGAGTACGCGCCCGTCGGGAAGCGCGGCTTCTACGCCGTCTTCCCGCAGCTCGGTCCGGCCTTCGCCTTCGCGCTGTCGAGCGCGACCTTCCTGCTCAGCGACGCCGTGCTCGGCACCACCGACGGGGCCTTCCTCAGCTATGGCTGGCGCATCCCGTTCATCGCCAGTGCGCTCATGGTCGTCGTGGGGCTCTACATCCGGATCAGCATCGAGGAGACGCCCGCCTTCCGGGCCGAGTCCGCGCGGGCGGAGCAGGTCGTCGGCACGAAGCGACCGCTCCCGTTCGTCGAGGTGGTGCGCCACCAGCCGCGCGAGATCCTCCTGTCGGCCGGCCTCATGAGCGTCCTCTTCGGGTTCTTCTACATGGGCACGGCCTACCTCACGGCGTACGGCACCGCGCCCGACGGTGCGGCGCTCGACCGGCAGTTCGTGCTCACCACGGGCATCGTGGCGGCCCTGGCCCTCGGGGCGGCCACGTTGGCCGGCGGCGTCTGGTCGGACCGCGTGGGACGGCGCACGGTGATCATCACGTCGGGCGTGCTGGCGCTCGCCTGGGCACTGGTGCTCTTCCCGCTCCTCGACACCGGCACCCCGCTCGCCTTCGCGACCGGCGTGGTCGTCACGTTGGCGATCTTCGGCCTCGCCTTCGGGCCGGTCGGCGCCTACCTGCCCGAGCTGTTCGAGACCCGGTTCCGCTACACGGGCGCCGGCGCGGGCTACAACCTCGGTGGCGTGCTCGGCGGAGCCGTCCCGCCGCTGCTGGCGCCGGGCCTCACCGCGTCGTACGGCAGCATCGCCGTCGGGGTGATGCTGGCCCTGCTCGCCGTGCTGAGCATCGCGTGCACCGCCGCGCTCGGTGGTCGGACCCGGATGTCCGCCGCTGCCTGAGGCGTCGGGTGGGGGCCGTCGCACCGACCGGTGCGACGGCCCCCCTGCCGTCAGGTGCCCCGCAGCTCCCGCCGCAGGATCTTGCCGGTCACGGTCTTGGGGAGCTCGTCGAGCACGACGACCTGGCGGGGGTACTTGTACGCCGCCATCCGCTCCCTGCAGTGCGCGACCAGCTCCTCGGCCGTGGCCTCCTGGCCCGCGTGGAGGCTGACGAACGCCTTCACCGTCTCGCCCCGCTTCTCGTCGGGCACGCCGACGACCGCGGACTCCCGCACCGCCGGGTGCTCGGCCAGGACGTCCTCGACCTCGCGCGGCCACACCTTGTAGCCCGACGCGTTGATCATGTCCTTCTTGCGGTCGACGATGAAGATCCAGCCGTCGTCGTTCATGAACCCGACGTCGCCCGACCGCAGGGAGCGCCCGGGCAGGCTCGCCTCCGTCTCCTTCGGCTTGCCCCAGTAGCCCGCCACGACCTGCGGGCCCTCGGCCACGATCTCGCCGACCTCCCCGAGCGGTACGTCGCGCCCGTCGTCCCCGAGGACGCGCACCGTCGTGGACGGCACCGGTACGCCGACGGACAGCGCACCCGAGACGGGGTCGACCGGCGACGGCGTGCCGAACGGCGTCAGCGTCATCGGGCTCGTCGTCTCGGTCAGGCCGTAGGCGTTGTGGACCTGCAGCCCGGTGGCCTCGAGGAACCGCTTCTCCGCCGTCGGCGAGATCGCCGCGCCACCCGAGTAGACGGACGTGAACGAGGAGAAGTGGTCGGTGGTGAAGTCCGGGTGGTTGAGCAGCGCGTTGAACGCGGTGATCGCGCCGATCGTGCACGTCGGGCGGTGCTCGCGGAATGCGTCGAGCACGACCGCCGGCTCGAACCGGTAGGCCAGCACCAGCGGCATCGGGGCCAGGAAGCTGACCGCGATGTGCCCGATCAGTCCCGTGATGTGGAAGAGCGGCGCGATGCCGAAGACCGAGCCGCCGGGCCGGAAGCGCGCCCAGTCGCGGTAGACGGTCGCCGTGAACACCACGTTGCCGTGGGTGTTCATCGCGCCCTTCGGCACGCCGGTGGTGCCCGACGTGTAGGTCAGGAACGCGACGTCCTCCGGCCCGAGCGTGACGGGTGGCGGCACCTGGCCGCGGTGCTCGTCGATGAACGCCGCGAGGTCGGTCGTGCCCTCGTGGCGGCGCCGCTCCACCCCGGCGAACAGACGGGGGTCGTGCCGCGTCTGGTGCTCCAGCTCGCTGGTGGTGAGCACGAGCTCGACGGCGCTGCCGGGGACGACGTCGCGCGCCACCTCGTCGTACAACGACTCCAGGGACACGAGCACGCGCGCCCCCGAGTCCTCGAGGAGGTAGGTGAGCTCCCGCGCGCGGCTCATCGGGTTGACCGAGACCATGACGGCGCCCGCCTTCCACGCCGCGAGGAGCACGACGAGGAACTGCGGCACGTTCTGCAGGTACGCCGCGACGCGGTCGCCCGGCGCCACGCCGTGCGCGAGGAGACCGGAGGCCAGGGCGTCGCTCTGGGCGTCGAGCTCGGCGCGCGTGAGGACCCCGTCGAAGTAGCGCACCGCGACGCCGTCGGGCTCCTGGGCGAGGCCGGCCCGGAACATGTCGAGGGCGTTGCGGTGGCCGGGTTCGATCTCGGGCGGCTGCTGGCCGTAGAGGCCCAGCCAGGGCCGCTCGTCGTAGACGCTCACGCCTCGCTCACTTCACGACGAGCGGGTTGACCGGCGAGCCGCTGCCCTTCGCGACCTTGAGCGGCGCGGCGGCGTAGAAGAACTCGTAGCGGCCGTCCTCGGCGCAGTCGGCCGCGAGCGCCTCGAGGTCGCAGATCTCCGTGAACGCGATGCCGAGGTTGCGCATGAGCGCGTTGTGGAGCACCAGGGCGACACCGTTGTTGGGGTCGGTCGTGACCTCGTTGGCGATGGTGTCGGTGACGAGGTTGGGGATCTCCATGTCGGCGAACCACTGCACGAGCTCGGGGCTGTAGACGAGGCCCGGCTCGCAGAAGCCCTCGTAGAACTTGTCACCGAGCTCGAAGAAGA
This Nocardioides alkalitolerans DNA region includes the following protein-coding sequences:
- a CDS encoding MFS transporter — protein: MSTTSTTPPGHAARREARPAEMRKVAVASCVGTTIEYYDFFIYGTAAALVFPTVFFPALGSTAGTVASFATFAVAFVARPLGAVLFGHFGDRLGRKRTLVTTLLLMGAATVAIGLLPTAAAIGVLAPIALVVLRFLQGLAVGGEWAGANLLTAEYAPVGKRGFYAVFPQLGPAFAFALSSATFLLSDAVLGTTDGAFLSYGWRIPFIASALMVVVGLYIRISIEETPAFRAESARAEQVVGTKRPLPFVEVVRHQPREILLSAGLMSVLFGFFYMGTAYLTAYGTAPDGAALDRQFVLTTGIVAALALGAATLAGGVWSDRVGRRTVIITSGVLALAWALVLFPLLDTGTPLAFATGVVVTLAIFGLAFGPVGAYLPELFETRFRYTGAGAGYNLGGVLGGAVPPLLAPGLTASYGSIAVGVMLALLAVLSIACTAALGGRTRMSAAA
- a CDS encoding AMP-binding protein; the protein is MSVYDERPWLGLYGQQPPEIEPGHRNALDMFRAGLAQEPDGVAVRYFDGVLTRAELDAQSDALASGLLAHGVAPGDRVAAYLQNVPQFLVVLLAAWKAGAVMVSVNPMSRARELTYLLEDSGARVLVSLESLYDEVARDVVPGSAVELVLTTSELEHQTRHDPRLFAGVERRRHEGTTDLAAFIDEHRGQVPPPVTLGPEDVAFLTYTSGTTGVPKGAMNTHGNVVFTATVYRDWARFRPGGSVFGIAPLFHITGLIGHIAVSFLAPMPLVLAYRFEPAVVLDAFREHRPTCTIGAITAFNALLNHPDFTTDHFSSFTSVYSGGAAISPTAEKRFLEATGLQVHNAYGLTETTSPMTLTPFGTPSPVDPVSGALSVGVPVPSTTVRVLGDDGRDVPLGEVGEIVAEGPQVVAGYWGKPKETEASLPGRSLRSGDVGFMNDDGWIFIVDRKKDMINASGYKVWPREVEDVLAEHPAVRESAVVGVPDEKRGETVKAFVSLHAGQEATAEELVAHCRERMAAYKYPRQVVVLDELPKTVTGKILRRELRGT